The genomic window accttagtagcactccacaaaaatttcacaattatttgagcacaacaactgcagttataaaaaaacaaataagactaccattcaaaccctaactgcacaaatccatttttacagctaaaactttaaactaaaacctgacatattatagatctagtgcatagcgaatttcacaaggattccaaaaagtcctcatttactatgatttacgaattttctacgatttactatgaatttccaaagttcctgcaaaataattacaatcCAGTCCTTatagcactattcacatgagtcacaggttCTGCAGAAAGGCCCTCTccttttgtcaaattgttgtgcgAGGTCCTTGACGGGGTCTAGGAGCAGAGGAGGCACTGGACTTCGCCGAATCCGGCtggaggaggctcgtcggcggcgatggggcggcggcggagcaccaGGGGCCATCGCGCGCATCCATGGGACAACTTGTCTTGGCACGAGGCGGCTCGTGGTGGCCCGGCCACATGCGCCGGCGGCCATGCCCTGCAGCACCACCGGCGGCAGGGCACTCCGACGACCACGGTGGCCAGGAAAGGGGCGCAGGAGTGGTAGCTCGAGCTGGAGATGGTGATGCCGTGCTAGGTTGGGACGGAGAAggcctgcagcagcagcaacaagctCAGCTCgcaggcggcggccatggtggctccgcTCTGGTGCAGCCAGAGCGCGAGCAAGAGAGCGAGAAGGGACGGGGCAACACTGGCGCGCGATTATGGATGAGTAGGGTGTGTGGCAGCGCATGGCACAGGGGGTAGGACGCGCATCAGCCAGCTGCGGCCACGCGACAATGGTGGGAGCGCGCCCTGGTGCATGGCTGACGTGTTGGCCTGCTGTCGAACACCTGGCGTGCAGTCGGCGTGGGcaaggtggggagccgatttgggccacttccaggccgaatcagaccttgggccaaaaatgaagttttctcacctcggcctgctctacatttCTCATTTAAGTtgccaagtcattagagctctggatcagCGGATAATTAGTGTCCTAATAGCCAGTGTCAATGGATTGACAGCGATTACcaaactccaaaaatcgatggtcaagacaaggtccaacgagtgccatctttatacatgctcttcgccatcatgtgcactccaacttttatctttggaccaaattgagttgcttaacaaactttggagaacgcgggacgtcaatgccgatgtcgatgaatttctagacttagaatatttctaagtgctgaaatcagcagcaggttccaacttcgagcctctgtttgacttatttccatgttgatctagctcttggtccaaaaacaaagtttgttctacatgatatggactacaactttcatttaaggtctaacctcaaaactggtatagaacttcctgttctactttgaccaaagtaggatcacgatggagcttaaattatcctttttgatccattggagcgtttttttggcatttgcccaacatgaacctttcatgacttttgttgtaggattcatctagagtcattttggcaaggttacaaggtttggttgacatcttatgctctcattcacttaatagtgcaattcaagcacttagtaaaatcttTCCAAccaggatataacttatcatttcatgtgactttttgattccaaacttcatgaaacttttccatagatcaatatagatgggtattgatgtgagacacatgaagatattcccataacactagccaagcatatatcttgaaaagggcctatatgtaaagcaagggtgcaatatccaagtttaggttggggctcatttctataggttggaccttggcatcttcaccatcacttaatatgccatgtttgagcttaaacccattgcttaactggtggcaaacacatGGGGTGTTAcatgaggttgagtcgactacttggtctatgcatggcaaaggaaatggatcctttggacatgctttgttgagacccatgtagtcaacacacattccccatttcctactcttttttcgtacaagaacgggtttggctaaccactcagggtggtatacttcttTGATTAACTTGACCACCAAAAGCTTttcaatctcctcaccgatggccctacgttctCCTCATCAAAGtgatgcaggcgctgcttcaccaacttggagcctggcttgatcttcaaggcatgctcggtgacttctctcgaaatgcctagcatgttcgagggtctccacgcaaagatgtctctattggcgcagaggaagtcgatgGGCGTgccttcctatttggaggaaagcatggtgccgatgcgcaccactttgccctcagagctgctaaggtctatgaggacctccttggcaccctctatAAGCTCAAAAGACCTGACCGACCACTTGGGGTCAGGCGCTTCTTTGACGACCTCCTCCCTAATGttcgcaagctctttggaggcgacaattgtcGCGGCGTGTTCACAGCACTCAACCCTCGCATTCATAagtgcgctagaaggaggtgccaatggtgatgaccccacatggacccaggcatcttcaacttcaaatAGGTGTAGTTGGAGACGGTTCGCATAGCATGGACAGTCCCAAGATTGCGTGGTAAGTTCCAGTGGagcccgaccacctcgaaggtaagggtctccatcctataattggttagattcccaaaggtgatgggcagattgatctgcccaagtggcatggcctgtttTCCAGGTATGATGGCATGGAAAGGCGCCTCGGTCGGCTGAATGCGTGattggtcgatgcccatggcgtcgagcattttagcgtacatgatgttgaggtcgctacctccatccatcagcaccttggtgagccgcttcatgccgatgatcgggtcgaccatgagcagGGTATCTTCCTAGCTATGGGACGCTTT from Miscanthus floridulus cultivar M001 chromosome 11, ASM1932011v1, whole genome shotgun sequence includes these protein-coding regions:
- the LOC136491907 gene encoding uncharacterized protein; its protein translation is MVDPIIGMKRLTKVLMDGGSDLNIMYAKMLDAMGIDQSRIQPTEAPFHAIIPGKQAMPLGQINLPITFGNLTNYRMETLTFEVVGLHWNLPRNLGTVHAMRTVSNYTYLKLKMPGSMWGHHHWHLLLAHL